From Rubrivirga sp. SAORIC476, a single genomic window includes:
- a CDS encoding sugar phosphate isomerase/epimerase, whose amino-acid sequence MNRRHFLRQSGAVAAVSALLGPGAARAFAAARTAPIPAELGIQLYTLRDILPGDVNGVLETLARVGIGEVETAGYADRDPADFAAVLDTLGLTTPSAHQLVSEVVASSESMANAGLPDFETALETIATVGHDYFVIPWLPPDARPDRDGYLRLADLLNGFGERAKAAGVQLAYHNHDFEFDTFGTDRPAYFDFVERLDPELVTLELDIFWSTVAGHDAVDLFEMYPGRFPLWHVKDGTGTGEEMTQSVVGDGIVDWPRVFAASETAGLKHAFLEADFPPDGDGLAFARESVAYVESLR is encoded by the coding sequence ATGAATCGTCGCCACTTCCTGCGCCAGTCGGGCGCCGTCGCCGCGGTGAGCGCGCTGCTCGGCCCCGGTGCCGCCCGTGCTTTCGCCGCTGCCCGGACCGCGCCCATCCCAGCCGAACTGGGGATCCAACTCTACACCCTCCGCGACATCCTTCCTGGTGACGTCAACGGCGTCCTGGAGACGCTCGCGCGCGTCGGCATCGGCGAGGTGGAGACGGCAGGCTACGCTGACCGTGACCCGGCCGACTTCGCCGCTGTCCTCGACACGCTCGGCCTGACCACACCCTCGGCCCACCAACTGGTGTCGGAGGTGGTCGCGTCGTCCGAGTCGATGGCGAACGCGGGGCTGCCCGACTTCGAGACGGCCCTGGAGACCATCGCGACGGTCGGCCACGACTACTTCGTGATCCCGTGGCTCCCGCCGGACGCGCGGCCCGACCGCGACGGCTACCTCCGCCTCGCGGACCTGCTGAATGGCTTCGGGGAGCGCGCGAAAGCGGCGGGCGTCCAACTGGCCTACCACAACCACGACTTCGAGTTCGACACGTTCGGCACCGACCGGCCGGCCTATTTCGACTTCGTCGAGCGCCTCGACCCGGAGCTGGTCACGCTGGAACTGGACATCTTCTGGTCCACGGTGGCGGGCCACGACGCCGTCGACCTGTTCGAGATGTACCCCGGCCGATTCCCGCTGTGGCACGTCAAGGACGGCACTGGCACGGGCGAGGAGATGACGCAGAGCGTCGTCGGCGACGGCATCGTCGACTGGCCGCGCGTTTTCGCCGCCAGCGAGACCGCAGGCCTGAAGCACGCCTTCCTGGAGGCCGACTTCCCGCCGGACGGCGACGGGCTCGCTTTCGCCCGCGAGAGCGTCGCCTATGTCGAGTCGCTGCGATGA
- a CDS encoding PKD domain-containing protein: MLFQNSFRACVLGLAVLLLAVAPVTAQPDGSVVAWGNNVYGQTDIPTGLSGVTAIAAGRFHTVALKDNGTVVAWGLNSQGQLNIPAGLSGVTAIAAGRYQTIALKDDGTIVAWGSTSPSPPGLSGVTAIAAGRSHTVALKDDGTVVAWGGNDYGQATVPAGLSGVVAIAADWQHTVALKADGTVVAWGDDTFGQATVPAGLSGVRAIAAGSAHTAALKADGTVVAWGGTYAGQTSVPSDLSDVVGIAAGSGFTVALKSDGSVVAWGADNEGQATPPSGLPSVAAIAAGFEHTVVILGSATVPPLADAGPDQTVVVGQTVALDGSASTGSGPLTFAWTLSGATLADADTATPSFCAAAPGTYTAVLTVDDGAAVGGPDDAVVTALSAADALDALRTNLTALFSDGTLTRSQARNLIRALTRARAILVRNQTDQVLTALGFVADEVTALRDQGVLTETQATALLAQSDGLTDALMAPCTIPGPTVGRRVLVTSSEGLLQAPQPNPMRDRATVTFTLADAGEVRLAVYDALGRAVAVLADGPADAGTHRVTLDGTALPTGVYLLRLTTADGQAATQRLTLIR, translated from the coding sequence ATGCTCTTTCAGAACTCGTTCCGTGCCTGCGTGCTCGGTCTCGCTGTCCTCCTCCTCGCCGTCGCCCCGGTCACGGCCCAGCCGGATGGCTCGGTCGTCGCGTGGGGCAACAACGTCTACGGGCAGACGGATATCCCGACGGGTCTATCCGGCGTCACCGCCATCGCGGCCGGGCGCTTCCACACGGTGGCGCTCAAGGACAACGGCACCGTCGTCGCGTGGGGCCTGAATTCGCAGGGCCAGCTCAACATCCCAGCAGGACTCTCCGGCGTGACGGCCATCGCCGCCGGCCGGTACCAGACGATCGCTCTCAAGGACGACGGCACGATCGTCGCGTGGGGGAGCACCTCTCCCTCCCCGCCAGGCCTGTCCGGCGTCACCGCCATCGCGGCCGGCCGCTCCCACACGGTCGCCCTGAAGGACGACGGCACCGTCGTCGCCTGGGGAGGCAACGACTACGGGCAAGCGACGGTCCCGGCCGGCCTGTCCGGCGTCGTCGCCATCGCGGCCGACTGGCAGCACACGGTGGCGCTCAAAGCCGACGGCACCGTCGTCGCCTGGGGAGACGACACCTTTGGACAGGCCACGGTCCCGGCCGGCCTCTCCGGCGTCAGGGCCATCGCCGCGGGCAGCGCCCACACGGCCGCCCTCAAAGCAGACGGCACCGTCGTCGCCTGGGGTGGGACGTACGCCGGGCAGACCTCTGTCCCGTCAGACCTCTCTGATGTCGTCGGCATCGCAGCGGGCTCGGGCTTCACAGTCGCGCTGAAGAGCGACGGCTCCGTGGTCGCGTGGGGGGCCGACAACGAGGGGCAGGCGACACCTCCCAGCGGACTCCCGAGCGTCGCCGCCATCGCGGCTGGCTTCGAGCACACCGTCGTGATCCTGGGCTCCGCCACCGTCCCACCGCTGGCGGACGCTGGGCCCGACCAGACCGTCGTCGTGGGCCAGACGGTCGCGCTCGACGGCTCCGCCTCGACCGGCAGCGGCCCGCTCACGTTCGCATGGACGCTCTCGGGCGCGACGCTCGCCGACGCCGACACCGCGACGCCGTCCTTCTGTGCCGCCGCGCCGGGTACCTACACGGCCGTGCTGACCGTCGACGACGGCGCCGCAGTAGGTGGCCCGGACGACGCCGTCGTCACCGCCCTCTCCGCCGCCGACGCCCTCGACGCGCTCCGGACCAACCTCACGGCGCTGTTCTCCGACGGCACGCTCACCCGATCCCAGGCCCGCAACCTGATCCGCGCGCTCACACGGGCCCGCGCCATCCTCGTCCGCAACCAGACCGATCAGGTGCTCACCGCCCTCGGGTTCGTCGCCGACGAGGTGACCGCGCTCCGAGACCAGGGCGTGCTGACGGAGACGCAGGCGACGGCGCTGCTGGCACAGTCCGACGGGCTCACCGACGCGCTCATGGCTCCCTGTACCATTCCCGGGCCGACCGTCGGCCGCCGCGTGCTGGTCACCTCGTCTGAGGGTCTCCTCCAGGCCCCCCAGCCCAACCCGATGCGGGACCGGGCGACGGTGACCTTCACCCTGGCCGACGCTGGCGAGGTCCGGCTGGCCGTCTACGACGCGCTCGGCCGCGCGGTCGCCGTCCTGGCCGACGGGCCTGCCGATGCGGGCACGCACCGCGTGACGCTCGACGGCACGGCGCTCCCGACCGGCGTCTACCTCCTCCGCCTGACCACGGCGGACGGGCAGGCGGCCACGCAGCGGCTCACGCTCATCCGCTAG
- a CDS encoding gluconate 2-dehydrogenase subunit 3 family protein: MFNPTIDRRSALRRLSAVLGGVATAPLMSGLLAGCSTPGGSDLAAYQFQTLSEPQQNLLAALVDQIIPATDTPGAAEAGVPQFVDHMLADWYAPEERDAFLAGLDAVDRRAEGSFVGLDDAARATLVEAMDAETYGEQPGAVGSEATADEDAPDGDVAGAAQEGTYQASEEQENEVAGMQGDLGEAMEDSTEAAQEVVTGEGTASVGGAPEAPPFFRQLKELTLAGYYTSEAGATQELQWLASPGRYDADVPLSEVGSAWA, translated from the coding sequence ATGTTCAACCCCACCATCGACCGCCGCTCCGCGCTCCGTCGGCTCTCGGCCGTGCTCGGCGGCGTCGCCACGGCGCCGCTCATGTCGGGCCTCCTCGCCGGGTGCTCCACGCCCGGTGGGTCCGACCTCGCGGCGTACCAGTTCCAGACGCTCTCCGAGCCGCAGCAGAACCTGTTGGCGGCCCTCGTGGACCAGATCATCCCGGCCACCGACACGCCCGGCGCAGCCGAGGCGGGCGTGCCGCAGTTCGTGGACCACATGCTGGCCGACTGGTACGCGCCCGAGGAGCGCGACGCCTTCCTCGCCGGCCTCGACGCCGTCGACCGCCGCGCCGAGGGCTCCTTCGTGGGCCTCGACGACGCGGCCCGCGCCACGCTCGTCGAGGCGATGGATGCCGAGACCTACGGCGAGCAGCCGGGCGCCGTCGGCAGCGAAGCGACAGCCGACGAGGACGCGCCCGACGGCGATGTCGCCGGGGCGGCCCAGGAGGGCACCTACCAGGCCAGCGAGGAGCAGGAGAACGAGGTCGCGGGCATGCAGGGAGACCTCGGCGAGGCGATGGAAGATTCCACCGAGGCGGCCCAGGAGGTCGTCACCGGCGAGGGGACGGCATCCGTCGGCGGCGCCCCGGAGGCGCCGCCGTTCTTCCGCCAGCTCAAGGAGCTCACGCTCGCGGGCTACTACACGTCGGAAGCCGGCGCCACGCAGGAGCTTCAGTGGCTCGCCTCCCCCGGCCGCTACGACGCCGACGTTCCCCTCTCCGAGGTCGGCAGCGCCTGGGCCTGA
- a CDS encoding GMC oxidoreductase: protein MPQHSHGAPSLIEKIRTVQVQAGSEPYDAIVIGSGMSGGWAAKELTEKGLKTLVLERGRNVEHGADYITEHRAPWETPFRGRGDRRHAEERQFRQSKAGPYNENTAHWYVDDVDHPYETGEDGAADEFLWVRGYHLGGRSLMWGRQTYRLSEMDFTANERDGRGTRWPVGYADIEPWYDYVERFAGISGEALGLQQLPDSQFLPAMPLTAVEQRVRESIARDFNGRAMTVGRCAILTQPHEGRAGCHYCGPCDRGCTAGAYFSSLSSTLPAAQATGNLTVRPNSIVHSLVYDEDSDRVTGVRVVDRETKEELVFNARVVFLNASAIGSAMILMNSKTPRFPDGLGNQSGLLGKGIMDHHFMVGANGEMPGFEDRYTFGNRPNGIYIPRFQNLPWDPSSNRDFIRGYGYQGGSSRGGWGRGAGMPGVGVALKESLHEPGQWNFSMFPFGETLAYDDNRVELTDEVDQWGVPIPRIIGSIRENERRMREGMKNDGAEMLEAAGAVNVSTWEANYRLGEGIHEMGTARMSATPETGCVDANNRVHEIPNLYVTDGAFMTSAGCQNPSLTYMAFTARAVDHAVQAVNSGDLRV from the coding sequence ATGCCTCAGCACTCTCACGGCGCCCCGTCGCTCATCGAAAAAATCCGGACCGTCCAGGTCCAGGCCGGGTCCGAGCCCTACGACGCTATCGTGATCGGCTCGGGCATGTCCGGCGGCTGGGCGGCCAAGGAACTCACCGAGAAGGGCCTCAAGACGCTCGTGCTGGAGCGCGGGCGCAACGTCGAGCACGGGGCCGACTACATCACCGAGCACCGGGCTCCTTGGGAGACGCCCTTCCGTGGGCGCGGCGACCGCCGCCACGCCGAGGAGCGCCAGTTCCGCCAGTCCAAGGCCGGGCCGTACAACGAGAACACAGCCCACTGGTACGTCGACGACGTAGACCACCCCTACGAGACGGGCGAGGACGGCGCCGCCGACGAGTTCCTGTGGGTCCGCGGCTATCACCTCGGCGGGCGCTCGCTGATGTGGGGGCGCCAGACGTATCGCCTCTCGGAGATGGACTTCACGGCCAACGAGCGCGACGGCCGCGGCACCCGCTGGCCGGTCGGCTACGCCGACATCGAGCCGTGGTACGACTACGTGGAGCGGTTCGCGGGCATCTCGGGCGAGGCGCTCGGGCTCCAGCAACTCCCGGACTCGCAGTTCCTCCCGGCGATGCCGCTGACGGCCGTCGAGCAGCGCGTCCGCGAGTCGATCGCGCGCGACTTCAACGGGCGCGCGATGACCGTCGGGCGGTGCGCCATTCTGACGCAGCCGCACGAGGGCCGTGCGGGGTGCCACTACTGTGGGCCGTGCGACCGGGGCTGCACCGCCGGCGCCTACTTCAGTTCGCTCTCGAGCACGCTCCCGGCCGCCCAGGCGACCGGCAACCTGACCGTCCGCCCCAACTCGATCGTCCACTCGCTGGTGTACGACGAGGACAGCGACCGCGTGACGGGGGTCCGCGTGGTGGACCGCGAGACGAAGGAGGAGCTCGTGTTCAATGCCCGGGTCGTGTTCCTGAACGCGAGCGCGATCGGGTCAGCGATGATCCTGATGAACTCCAAGACGCCGCGCTTCCCCGACGGCCTCGGCAACCAGTCGGGCCTGCTCGGCAAGGGCATCATGGACCACCACTTCATGGTGGGCGCCAACGGCGAGATGCCGGGCTTCGAGGACCGCTACACGTTCGGCAACCGCCCGAACGGCATCTACATCCCGCGCTTCCAGAACCTCCCCTGGGACCCGTCCTCCAACCGCGACTTCATCCGCGGCTACGGCTACCAGGGTGGGTCAAGCCGGGGCGGCTGGGGCCGCGGCGCCGGGATGCCGGGCGTCGGCGTGGCGCTCAAGGAGAGCCTGCACGAGCCCGGCCAGTGGAACTTCTCGATGTTCCCCTTCGGCGAGACGCTCGCCTACGACGACAACCGCGTCGAGCTGACCGACGAGGTGGACCAGTGGGGCGTCCCGATCCCGCGCATCATCGGTTCCATCCGCGAGAACGAGCGCCGGATGCGCGAGGGCATGAAGAACGACGGCGCCGAGATGCTCGAAGCGGCCGGGGCCGTCAACGTGAGCACCTGGGAGGCGAACTACCGCCTCGGCGAGGGCATCCACGAGATGGGCACCGCCCGGATGAGCGCGACGCCGGAGACGGGCTGCGTGGACGCGAACAACCGCGTCCACGAGATCCCCAACCTCTACGTCACCGACGGCGCCTTCATGACGTCCGCCGGCTGCCAGAACCCGTCGCTGACCTACATGGCCTTCACGGCCCGTGCCGTGGATCACGCCGTCCAAGCGGTCAACAGCGGCGACCTGCGCGTCTAG
- a CDS encoding aldehyde dehydrogenase family protein — protein sequence MVYDRPQFKERYLNFIGGEYVEPVEGRYFDNPSPIDGQTFCQVARSSDADVDNAVAAAQKAFDETWKHTSVTDRANMLLKIAQITEDNLEHLALVDTVDNGKPIRETLAADMPLVVDHYRYFASVIRAQEGGISELDETTVSIQLHEPLGVVGQIIPWNFPLLMAAWKLAPALAAGNCVVIKPAEQTPVSIMEWMDLIKDVVPAGVINIVHGFGPEAGKPLAQHDGIKKIAFTGETTTGRLIMQYASENLIPMTLELGGKSPNVFFESVMDEDDAFFDKCLEGAAMFALNQGEVCTCPSRILVQESIADKFIERLVERVNAITVGNPLDSDTMVGAQASNDQYEKIQSYFRIGKEEGAQVLAGGDVARAGEPTLSVAEGGGTATATGTAVGGDGASGDGMAGVPEGGYYIQPTVFRGDNSMRVFQEEIFGPVVSVTTFKDEAEAIEIANDTLYGLGAGVWTRDAHQLFQVPRAIESGRVWVNCYHLYPAHAAFGGYKKSGIGRENHKMMLAHYQQTKNMLVSYSKDALGFF from the coding sequence ATGGTTTACGACCGTCCGCAATTCAAAGAGCGCTACCTCAACTTCATCGGCGGCGAGTACGTCGAGCCGGTCGAGGGGCGCTACTTCGACAACCCCTCCCCCATCGACGGTCAGACCTTCTGCCAGGTCGCCCGCTCGTCCGACGCCGACGTGGACAACGCCGTCGCGGCGGCGCAGAAGGCGTTCGACGAGACGTGGAAGCACACCTCGGTCACCGACCGGGCCAACATGCTCCTCAAGATCGCGCAGATCACCGAGGACAACCTGGAGCACCTCGCGCTGGTCGACACCGTCGACAACGGCAAGCCGATCCGCGAGACGCTCGCGGCCGACATGCCGCTCGTGGTGGACCACTACCGCTACTTCGCGTCGGTCATCCGCGCCCAGGAGGGTGGCATCTCGGAACTCGACGAGACGACCGTCAGCATCCAGCTCCACGAGCCGCTGGGCGTCGTCGGGCAGATCATCCCGTGGAACTTCCCGCTGCTGATGGCGGCCTGGAAGCTGGCCCCCGCGCTGGCGGCGGGCAACTGCGTGGTCATCAAGCCCGCCGAGCAGACGCCGGTGAGCATCATGGAGTGGATGGACCTGATCAAGGACGTGGTCCCGGCCGGCGTGATCAACATCGTCCACGGCTTCGGGCCCGAGGCGGGCAAGCCGCTCGCCCAGCACGACGGCATCAAGAAGATCGCCTTCACCGGCGAGACGACGACCGGGCGCCTGATCATGCAGTACGCCTCGGAGAACCTCATCCCGATGACGCTGGAACTCGGCGGCAAGTCGCCGAACGTGTTCTTCGAGTCGGTGATGGACGAGGACGACGCCTTCTTCGACAAGTGCCTGGAGGGCGCGGCGATGTTCGCGCTCAACCAGGGCGAGGTCTGCACGTGCCCCTCCCGCATCCTGGTGCAGGAGTCCATCGCGGACAAGTTCATCGAGCGCCTCGTCGAGCGCGTCAACGCGATCACCGTCGGCAACCCGCTCGACTCGGACACGATGGTCGGCGCGCAGGCGTCGAACGACCAGTACGAGAAGATCCAGAGCTACTTCCGGATCGGCAAGGAGGAGGGCGCGCAGGTGCTGGCCGGCGGGGACGTCGCCCGGGCCGGCGAACCGACCCTGAGCGTCGCGGAGGGCGGCGGCACGGCCACGGCCACGGGCACCGCCGTCGGTGGCGACGGCGCCTCGGGCGACGGCATGGCGGGCGTCCCGGAGGGCGGCTACTACATCCAGCCGACCGTCTTCCGCGGCGACAACTCGATGCGCGTCTTCCAGGAGGAGATCTTCGGGCCGGTCGTCTCGGTGACCACGTTCAAGGACGAGGCAGAGGCCATCGAGATCGCCAACGACACGCTCTACGGCCTCGGAGCCGGGGTCTGGACGCGCGACGCGCACCAGCTCTTCCAGGTGCCGCGCGCCATCGAGTCCGGCCGCGTGTGGGTGAACTGCTACCACCTCTACCCGGCCCACGCTGCGTTCGGCGGCTACAAGAAGTCCGGCATCGGGCGCGAGAACCACAAGATGATGCTCGCGCACTACCAGCAGACCAAGAACATGCTGGTGTCGTACTCGAAGGACGCCCTCGGCTTCTTCTAG
- a CDS encoding DUF779 domain-containing protein: MSTPRVLITDEAAAVIDQLRETHGPLMFHQSGGCCDGSSPMCYAEGDFRLGRSDVKLGEVHGVPFYMEKSQFEYWKHTQLTVGVKPGRGSSFSIEIPLGLRFLIDSRLYTEEEAEALAPVERVDA; encoded by the coding sequence ATGTCCACCCCCCGTGTCCTGATCACCGACGAGGCCGCCGCGGTCATCGACCAGCTCCGCGAGACCCACGGCCCGCTCATGTTCCACCAGTCGGGCGGCTGCTGCGACGGGTCCAGCCCGATGTGCTACGCCGAGGGCGACTTCCGCCTCGGGCGCTCGGACGTCAAGCTGGGCGAGGTCCACGGCGTGCCGTTCTACATGGAGAAGAGCCAGTTCGAGTACTGGAAGCACACCCAGTTGACGGTCGGCGTGAAGCCGGGGCGCGGGTCGAGCTTCTCGATCGAGATCCCGCTGGGCCTGCGCTTCCTGATCGACAGCCGCCTCTACACCGAGGAGGAGGCCGAGGCGCTGGCGCCGGTCGAGCGCGTGGACGCCTGA
- a CDS encoding Gfo/Idh/MocA family protein, translating into MHRRSFVRTAAAASVAPLIVPRHVLGGVGFVAPSDTVAVGIIGAGGMGASNAAPLAMMDDVRIAAIADVDMGRVAEAVSGRLGSDNPGSRAAGAALRDAYDGAARFADYREMLAGVDDLDGVVIATPDHHHALAALLAMDRGLAVYCQKPLTFTVDESRRLAAKAAQTGVVTQMGNQGHSGDDGRRVVEMVRAGVLGPVRAVQSWTNRPNGWWPQGVPATDPAPVPADLPWDVYLGPNPEQPYRPGIHPFGWRGWVGFGVGSLGDMGAHLVDFPVWALDLPRPSRVETRHTPWGGDRDAPATYPLATVTSYHFDGCGPEAGMADAGQPVEMTWYDGGLLPPTPANAPEGFTLDPNGGVIFIGERGLLIHETYGTNPRFLPAAPDLDLEAEAAAVPVSLPRIQDGIRGHEGNWIRAIQGTEAISCPFDYAAHLNEIMLLGVAAMSAGHPISVAPDGTVTNHDASILTRAYREGWALPA; encoded by the coding sequence ATGCACCGCCGCTCCTTCGTCCGCACCGCCGCCGCGGCCTCCGTCGCCCCCCTCATCGTGCCGCGGCACGTGCTCGGTGGGGTCGGTTTCGTGGCCCCGAGCGACACGGTCGCCGTCGGCATCATCGGCGCCGGGGGCATGGGCGCCTCCAACGCGGCGCCGCTGGCTATGATGGACGACGTCCGCATCGCGGCGATCGCAGACGTGGACATGGGCCGGGTGGCCGAGGCCGTCTCGGGCCGCCTCGGGTCCGACAACCCCGGGAGCCGCGCCGCCGGGGCCGCCCTCCGCGATGCCTACGACGGCGCCGCCCGCTTTGCCGACTACCGCGAGATGCTCGCCGGGGTGGACGACCTCGACGGCGTCGTGATCGCGACGCCCGACCACCACCACGCGCTCGCGGCGCTGCTGGCGATGGACCGCGGGCTCGCCGTCTACTGTCAGAAGCCGCTGACGTTCACCGTCGACGAGAGCCGGCGTCTGGCCGCGAAGGCGGCCCAGACGGGCGTCGTGACGCAGATGGGCAACCAGGGCCACTCGGGCGACGACGGCCGCCGCGTGGTCGAGATGGTCCGCGCGGGCGTGCTCGGGCCCGTCCGCGCCGTCCAGTCCTGGACGAACCGGCCCAACGGCTGGTGGCCGCAGGGCGTCCCCGCGACCGACCCGGCGCCCGTCCCAGCCGACCTCCCGTGGGACGTGTACCTCGGGCCCAACCCCGAGCAGCCGTACCGCCCCGGCATCCACCCGTTCGGGTGGCGTGGGTGGGTCGGCTTCGGCGTCGGCTCGCTCGGCGACATGGGCGCGCACCTCGTCGACTTCCCCGTGTGGGCGCTCGACCTGCCGCGCCCGAGCCGCGTCGAGACGCGCCACACGCCGTGGGGCGGCGACCGCGACGCCCCGGCGACCTATCCGCTCGCGACCGTCACCAGCTACCACTTCGACGGCTGCGGGCCCGAGGCGGGCATGGCGGACGCGGGGCAGCCGGTCGAGATGACGTGGTACGACGGCGGCCTCCTCCCGCCGACGCCCGCCAACGCGCCCGAGGGCTTCACGCTCGACCCCAACGGGGGCGTCATCTTCATCGGCGAGCGCGGCTTGCTGATCCACGAGACGTACGGCACCAACCCGCGTTTTCTCCCGGCCGCGCCGGACCTCGACCTGGAGGCCGAGGCCGCGGCAGTCCCGGTGTCACTTCCGCGCATCCAGGACGGCATCCGCGGTCACGAGGGCAACTGGATCCGCGCCATCCAGGGCACGGAGGCCATCTCCTGTCCCTTCGACTACGCGGCGCACCTCAACGAGATCATGCTCCTCGGCGTCGCCGCGATGAGCGCGGGCCATCCGATCTCAGTCGCGCCCGACGGTACCGTCACCAACCACGATGCCTCCATCCTGACGCGGGCATACCGCGAGGGGTGGGCGCTCCCTGCATGA
- a CDS encoding ThuA domain-containing protein has product MLRLLALALALGGCAATPPTNAPRVLVYTNANGYVHASIPDGVAALTELGASHGFTVEATDDSLAFTPERLATYAAVVFLSTSGDVLGPAQEAAFEAYVEGGGGYVGVHAASDTEYEWPGYGRIVGAYFDNHPAIQEATLDVVDPDHPATRGLPARWTRTDEWYSFRAAPIGVDVLLRLDESTYEGGTMGDDHPIAWAHAVGDGRAVYTALGHTAESYAEAAFRTHLAGAVCWAAALSCGR; this is encoded by the coding sequence ATGCTCCGCCTGCTCGCTCTCGCCCTGGCCCTCGGTGGCTGCGCGGCGACGCCCCCGACCAACGCCCCTCGCGTGCTCGTCTACACGAACGCGAACGGCTACGTCCACGCCTCCATTCCCGATGGTGTGGCCGCGCTCACCGAGTTGGGCGCGTCCCACGGGTTTACCGTCGAGGCCACCGACGACAGCCTGGCCTTCACGCCCGAGCGACTGGCGACCTACGCGGCCGTGGTGTTTCTGAGCACCTCCGGCGACGTGCTCGGTCCGGCCCAGGAGGCGGCCTTCGAGGCCTACGTCGAGGGCGGCGGCGGCTACGTGGGCGTCCACGCGGCGAGCGACACCGAGTACGAGTGGCCGGGCTACGGGCGGATCGTGGGCGCCTACTTCGACAACCACCCGGCCATCCAGGAGGCGACCCTCGACGTGGTCGACCCCGACCATCCGGCCACGCGCGGGCTCCCGGCTCGCTGGACGCGCACCGACGAGTGGTACAGCTTCCGCGCCGCGCCCATCGGCGTCGACGTGCTCCTCCGCCTCGACGAGTCCACCTACGAGGGCGGCACGATGGGCGACGACCACCCGATCGCGTGGGCTCACGCCGTTGGCGACGGGCGGGCGGTCTACACGGCGCTCGGCCACACGGCCGAGAGCTACGCCGAGGCGGCCTTCCGCACGCACCTCGCCGGGGCCGTCTGCTGGGCCGCGGCCCTGTCCTGCGGGCGCTGA
- a CDS encoding hydroxypyruvate isomerase family protein, protein MNRRDFVRTAGAALPLAGCAPAAVAASGPLVPPTASRSGARSFRHSVTRWPFGEWPLEQLCEVAVDLGIESVELVQPTDAPTLDRYGLTCAMTAHPEEAEDALRKGWNREAHHATLVPAYRRQLAATAEAGWAHLICFSGNRDGLDDATGLETMARGIEQILPDAERLGVTLCIELFNSKVDHPDYMGDSTAWGLELVERLGSERFKILYDIYHMQIMEGDVIRTVSDHLDAFAHFHTAGVPGRHEIDESQELFYPAILRALDAAGFSGFVAQEFIPTGDPREALADAIARCSV, encoded by the coding sequence ATGAACCGACGAGACTTCGTTCGCACCGCCGGCGCCGCGCTGCCGCTGGCCGGGTGCGCGCCCGCGGCGGTCGCCGCATCCGGCCCGCTGGTGCCTCCCACGGCCAGTCGGTCGGGGGCGCGGTCGTTCCGTCACTCGGTCACGCGGTGGCCGTTCGGCGAGTGGCCGCTGGAGCAGCTGTGCGAGGTGGCCGTCGACCTCGGCATCGAGTCCGTCGAACTCGTCCAGCCCACCGACGCGCCGACGCTGGACCGCTACGGCCTGACGTGCGCCATGACGGCGCACCCCGAGGAGGCTGAGGACGCGCTCCGCAAAGGCTGGAACCGCGAGGCCCATCACGCGACCCTCGTGCCCGCCTACCGCCGCCAGCTCGCCGCGACCGCCGAGGCGGGCTGGGCCCACCTGATCTGCTTCTCCGGCAACCGCGACGGCCTCGACGACGCCACCGGCCTGGAGACGATGGCGCGGGGCATCGAGCAGATCCTGCCCGACGCCGAGCGGCTGGGCGTGACGTTGTGCATCGAGCTGTTCAACTCGAAGGTGGACCACCCGGACTACATGGGCGACTCGACCGCGTGGGGTCTCGAACTGGTCGAGCGCCTCGGGTCGGAGCGGTTTAAGATCCTCTACGACATCTACCACATGCAGATCATGGAGGGCGACGTGATCCGCACGGTGAGCGACCACCTCGACGCGTTCGCCCACTTCCACACGGCAGGCGTGCCGGGGCGTCACGAGATCGACGAGAGCCAGGAGCTGTTCTACCCGGCCATCCTGCGGGCGCTCGACGCGGCGGGCTTCTCCGGCTTCGTCGCCCAGGAGTTCATCCCCACCGGCGATCCGCGGGAGGCCCTCGCCGACGCCATCGCGCGCTGCTCGGTGTGA